A stretch of Methylogaea oryzae DNA encodes these proteins:
- a CDS encoding nucleotide pyrophosphohydrolase: protein MDIPALQHQLRQFADERDWQQFHSPKNLAIALSVEAAELLERFQWLTDEQSRRLAETPPDYEAVRQEMADVLIYLLRLADQLGVDLEPAVRDKMRQNAEKYPVQLAKGNATKYNRR, encoded by the coding sequence ATGGACATCCCCGCCCTGCAGCACCAGCTACGCCAATTCGCCGACGAACGGGATTGGCAACAATTCCACAGCCCGAAAAACCTCGCCATCGCCTTGTCGGTGGAAGCGGCCGAGCTGCTGGAACGTTTTCAATGGTTAACGGACGAACAGTCGCGCCGGCTGGCCGAAACGCCGCCGGACTACGAAGCCGTAAGGCAAGAAATGGCCGACGTGCTGATCTACCTGCTGCGGCTGGCGGACCAGTTGGGCGTGGATCTGGAACCGGCGGTGCGGGACAAAATGCGCCAAAACGCCGAGAAGTATCCCGTGCAACTGGCCAAAGGCAACGCCACCAAATACAACCGCCGTTGA
- a CDS encoding YqaA family protein, with the protein MDDVSSALGGLFASAFISATLAPGGSEAVLAYLATQAAYSDTLLLGVATTGNTLGAVTTWLMGYAAALGWLRRHAPPKQATLARMERYGTPLLLLSWLPVVGDGFCLAAGWARLPFLPCLAAMAAGKAARYAAVLWLID; encoded by the coding sequence ATGGACGACGTCAGCTCAGCCCTGGGCGGTTTATTCGCCAGCGCCTTTATCTCCGCCACCCTGGCCCCCGGCGGATCGGAAGCGGTGCTGGCCTATTTGGCGACGCAGGCCGCCTATTCGGACACCCTGCTGCTGGGCGTCGCCACAACCGGCAACACCCTGGGCGCGGTAACCACCTGGCTGATGGGCTACGCCGCAGCGCTGGGCTGGCTGCGCCGCCACGCCCCGCCCAAACAGGCAACCTTGGCGCGCATGGAGCGTTACGGCACCCCGCTATTGCTATTATCCTGGCTGCCGGTGGTGGGCGACGGCTTCTGCCTCGCGGCCGGCTGGGCGCGTTTGCCCTTTTTGCCTTGCCTGGCCGCCATGGCCGCCGGCAAAGCGGCGCGCTATGCTGCCGTACTCTGGTTGATTGACTGA